ccccactccccgaaagtcaaataagccctcttccctcccgctgttctcccatccaccctttcccacttccctgttctggttttgccctatactgctacactgagtctttccagaaccaggggccactcctccgttcttcttgtacctcatttgatgtgtggattatgttttgggtattccagttttctaggctaatatccacttctccaGCCCTATGATGATGCACTTTTTAACAGATTAAAAAttacctgttttatttttatatgggaATCTGGTACTTAACTTCATCTTTATAACCAATGTAACCTTCATATTAAGAACTGACCTGTTGACCTGGGTCTTATTACAGTGAAATGCTTCCACCAAGTCAGAATCTTTGGGATAGTCAAGATGAGAGTTTCCTGCATTTCCAAAAGTAGACAACCTATAGTTGAAAGTAAGTAACTCATTTATTCATAGGTTCAATAATAAGCAATATTAGAATCCATGCTACCCTAAGAAATGACATATTAAAATCCTAGTTATAGGGGTTGTAGTTCAGCAGGTAAGGGCATTTGTACTACAAGCCTcaggacccgagttcaaatcctagaTCTCACATGAAAGGCCAGGTCTGActatacatgcctgtaatcctatcaCTCAGGTTTGGAGCTTAGCAGGTCCTCATAACCCAGTAGCCAGTTGCTTAGCTAAAATGGGAGCTTTTGATTCAAGGCAATAAGGTAGAAGGCAATGGGGAAAACACcccatgccctcttttggcctcgaATGTGTACATAAGGTCATATTCACCTGCACATTCATGTAAATGCACTACCTACACATAGACCACATGCAACATTGTCACCATGTAACAGGCTCAAGCTGGTAGCACCACACACAATTAATACACACCTTATCAAGCATCAAAATGAAGTTTTCCACAGGAAACCTACAGGAGCTACAGGAGTAAAGAATAACTAGTAACaagcttaaaaaatattttttactttttacctttatttgtatgtgtgtgtccctgtctgtctgtctgcctgtctatgtaTGAGAGTCattttggagctggagttacaggcagttgtgagctgcctgacctgGGGCCGGGCATCAAACttaagtcctctgaaagagcatgcTCTTAATTGCCTGAAACATCTCTGCAGCCTAGGAACAGCTCTGAAGCAAATGCCACATCAGCGTAGACAGCATTTACTTTGCACAGATGTATAATGACAGTTAGCTTTCCTTATCTTTAAAGCTAAAAATGTACTTCAGAGAAGTGTGTATAATGGAAGACCTGGATTTACTCAATTGCAAGGGTCCTATTCCTGTCCTATACAGCAGAACCATTTACATGCAGTCTGTGCCTTTCCATTATGGTTTACTgttacagagtttctctgttagACTGATCTTAGAAGGTTAATGGTCTTTCCAATTTTGTACTGTCAGCAAATGCACACAATTCTGAGTTTAGTCTCTAAGAACTGCCTAAGCATTTGCTATGGGAGAAGCATGATGACACACAGTGGTCAGTCCTGGAAGACCTCCCCGAAGCTCTGGGTCTGCTCTCCGCATTCCCAGTCGTCTATATTCCCTTCTCTAATCTAACTTCTGAGTTTCTTATGCTCCCCTATGGTGCAGGGATGATTGTGCTCAGACCTTCATTTCCAGTCTAGGCTGACTTCCTCAGCACCACGTCCACATATATAACCACCCGACCAGTGCCACAGGAACTTTAAATTTAACATATGCAGAAAAATAATTCACAACACTTCCACATATCAAACTGTTTCCCTTTCTGGAAAGACCCATCAAGATACTTGTTTTAAAGGATTAATTGGTGTGTCAATGGTTCCCATTTTAACTTTTGGTGTATCATGAATGAAAGCCTTATATGACTAATCACAGGAAAAAGCTCCCTGTAATTGTCctaagtcaaaaacaaaacaaaacaaaaatccacaaCTTATATTCTCTGCACATCTTCAAAAAATTTAAGTTCTATAAAATTACTctgattctgaaaaaaaaaaccctcagaaatTTTGCTGGGACAAAATATCATATCAGAATAGTTTTGACACCGTATTTTTGCTGAAAAATGCCTGACCCAATGAGGTACATCTCGTCCAATATCCAAGTACTCAAGAACTGTTTCCCAAGTACCTATGAATAGTATCCTCATTCTTAATGGtttatattttgttctttctctgctgATTCACATTTTTTCCTCACCAGTCTTAAGATGGATATGTACCTTAGATAACCAATAGCTACTAAGTTAAAGAAAAATCAGCAAAATCTACTTCCTTTTGTATCCTGAACTAACATAAAGGAAAACTGGATAccatgtaataaaaaaaattgctatttaaatgttgaaattcaattttcttCAAGATGTAACCTCATCTACATCCTAATCAGCAGTTAAAATACCACTGGTTTGTAGATTACAAGACTCAGCTTCCAACTATAAAATGCTTTCTGGGTTACTCTTCATATGTCTTATGTTCCCTATCTTGGAGTTGTAAAAGTATGGAATAATAAAATGCTTCTGAAAACTCAAGgatggattaaaaaaaacaaataaaaacaacaacaacaacaacaacaacaacaacaaaaaaacctcctgTAACTCAAGGAAATGTTGTGTGGAGAGTTGGCTCCACACAAGACCACATTAAGGGCAATTGCACTTACATACCTGAAATAGGGCTTGTCAGGAGACACAGTGATCTGTAGGACATCACCTGTCATGTCCAACTCAGAGAAGGCTTCCCGGAGCCCCTCTGACTGGAGGATAATTTTATTCATAACATTGGTGCTGCAGAAATCAAAATCTAGTGTCTCCTCAGGCTCTTGAGTGGTAATTTTGCAGACTGTCACTACTCCTCCTTCTTCTAGAAATAGCATCAGTGGGTGACCATAACCTTGGTAACACATCCGAAGTGCAGTTAAAGTCCCTGCAGTGCAAAAAGTCATATAGGGCTTAGCTCTGTGGCTCTGGGCTTAGCTTTCCTTCCAAATGACACACATATTGCCTCAAAAATAATTTATCTGCCAAGCTTCTAACATGCATGTCTTCCCTTAAAGACACCTGATTCCAGTAATGACAAGAAAACTGAGAATCAGAGCAACATCTAACTGCTGAAGTGATTTTCCCACTTCGTATATACAATGTCTCCTGTTGAGATACAGtattattttaaatcaaattgGTAGCAATAGAGGGTAGGCAGTGGTGATATAATTTAACACCTCAAATCCCTACAGAGGAggaatataaactatcttggctCCTTCCTACTGGTTAGAGCCAGTAAAGGATATGGAAAAATcaaatgttctcaggaaaacCCAAGCTAGGGAACACTACATTTGCAAATGCGTAATTAAAGACATGCATTTACTACAGTATGTGCATGATTATGAGTGTGAATGCATTCATGGCAGAaaaacttttgggagttggtccTCTATACCGTAGgacctgggaatcaaactcaagttttgTCAGGCTTCCTTGGTAGGAactttacccactaagctatCTCATCTGCTCATATGCGTAATAAGACCCTGCTACAGATCATGCCTCAGACTTGCAATCCTAGTGTCCTGGAGGCAAAGGCATGAGGATCACATCAAGTTTCAGGCCGTCTAGGGCACATGGCACGGCAGAGTACACTGCAACCCAATACTCAAAAGGCAAGACAGGAGTATCtcaagtttaaggccaacctgagtTACACTCAAGACCCTGTCTACAAAAACCAGAACTTAATAATGGACCTGCCAATGCAAAGCCATGAGTTACTTCCTTATGAAATAATTCTTGGATTCTTCTGGGATTCTTCTAATCTTATATACAGGGAAACTGAATTTTCTAATCAGAGGTCAACTGGGAGTCAGCAAAATTTGCTTCTCTCTGCCTGTAAGTAGATGTTTATTCTGAGTaagaataaatatgtaattaaaatgtatttcacaATGTTGAAAGTATTTTGTGACTTTAAAGTCCTTTGATTTTAAACTTAGAATCTTGGAGCCTTGTGTGATGActaatattgtcaacttgacaggctctagaatcacctaggaaactAGCCTCTAGGCACATCTGTGATGAGGGAGTTTCTTGATGAGGATAAGCTGGTAggagacccaccctaaatgtagGTCGCACCACTTTAAGAGCTTCCCTCTTAGacttaataaaaagaaagccaCCTAAgctagcctctgcttcctgcccgTGGACACACTATGACCAGTCGCCCCACACTCTTCCTTTGCTTCCATGCCCTTCCTTGCCATACAGACCACACACTGTGAGCCAACATAAACTGAAACTGCTTTGTCTGTCATTGTTTTCACAGCAACAAGGAAGGTAATAACATACCTTGCATGTTAAGATGTCATAAGATGAATAAATACCTTACAAATAAACATTCAACTGATAGTTTGAATATTTATGTTCTATGATCATAACCACTGGGAAGAAAATGAACTGGAGATtagtttctctttattctttgaaaatgtaaTTCATGTATACAAATCCACCCCCTAATTATTAGGGCCTAATACTTCCCTCCCTAGGACTCCTGTTCCAAAGAAATGATCTTTCCCACTGCTAGCAGCTGTTGGCTGTCAAAAGCTTCTCCACTAGGGGTGGGACCTCACTAGTTCTTCCCTGAGCAACtagttttctgacaaaatatTGGCTGGcttggggctgtagctcagttgtAGTAGAGCATTTGGGTGTGAAGTGCAGGTTTCAATCCCCACACCACATAAAACTATAGACACAGGTGGTTGCCTGTGTCTATAATCTCATTACTTGAGGCAAGggcagaaaaataaattcaaggtcatcctcagctacagagtgagctcaaggccagattGGGATACATAAAATTgtcttaaaaaagtaaaaataaataaaaaagcttaTATTCTAGAAATATTcctgtattttctatttttaaccaTAATAAATACTTTTATGCCACAACAATagcagtaatagtagtagtagtaataatatcGTTCACCTGGTGTAGGACTTGATCCAAAAATAGATAAACAGTCTAAAAGGATAGTTAAGTTGATTCGAAAAGTAACAGACTCTTCTTGAATGATAAATTCTTGAAACACGTCAGCCTATGAAAAAGCAAACGTGAAAGTGGGgttatattaaagaataaaaattcacaCATAAGAGTCTACATTTCACTTTATCCTTAAAAAGTAACAATACTCTGCCAACTCCATGAGAATATTTCTCATTCCCACTAagacatgctaattttttaaattttacctacTTGAATACTACTCAATAGTTTAATCATTAAAGGTGTGACATTAAGTTGGGCCCCATTTAGAAGCTCCTGAAGGGGATAAGGAGAATATGATgaaaatatgttgtatgaatttttttttaattaaaggggggaggggcagagggacgGCTCttcagttaagaacatttgctaccCTTCTAGAAAACACAGGCTTCATCTCCAGCACCCACCATGTTGACTCAAAACCGTCTGTAACCattttcaggggatccaacatcctcttctggacttGGCAGGAACCAGGCACATGCCTTTTACAGACAaccatgtaggcaaaacactcatacacgtaAAATCAAGTCAAAAaaacacagacaccaaacccagtaAGGGTCCTTCATCTTCATTTCTGGATCTAAATCTACCAGCTATGTGAGCTTACCCTCCGTCCTTGTGCCTATCTGTTAAAGCTAAAGTCACTTAAGAATAGGACAATTTAATAATGCATGCATAATAGTTTCCAACTTCTTTTGAAGacagaaaccatgttttatttattcctctATAATCATGAGGTCATAGTATACTCAAGTTTAAAAATATGAACTGAATGTTGAGATCCAACCTGACCTATACAAATACTGTGTAACAACAGATTATAGCTGTGGGTGTTGCTGTAGggctttgatcccagtacttcaATACAAGGCAGTAGCAGGTGGATCTCCAAGAACTTGAAGCCCATCTAGTTCACAAAGCAAATTCTAGGGAGTCAGGACCATATGTATACAAGACTccgtctcaggaaaaaaaatgctattACAGCCACTAAGAGGAAAAACTAAAAAACGTGCATGACAGTAATTATAATGTAAAGAGTAAACATTATGGGTTCTTATCCTAACTCAGTTGTAAGACTACTGAAAATTAAATCTGGTGCCACTTATATCAAACAGGAAAGATCAAGTGTCTATATTTGTGAAGATTAAAAGAGGTAAATGGTGAGATGAGTCTCATTAATAAACTATTATTAGTAATCGTTATCTGGGTGAGACAAGATGGGGAAAGTATTTGTtggcaggaaaggaagaaaaataatgactttttgtTCTCTAACTTGAGTTTTGTCATTAAgtccttccaaattcattaattAGGGAATGCTAACAGACGTCTCCTCTCCACATACCTGAATAAAGGCATTTGCTTGCACACACTTCGCATTCTCCACTGTAACCTTGATCCCGTTTTTAGTAGCAAAACACGTGGCGTGTTCTTTGAAATGAATGGCTTTCAAGACAGTGGAGAGATTCCTAACGTTGTCAAGGCTGGCCACTAAGCAGTACTGTTCGTCCTCATGCTCATTGTACTGCGTTAGGAGAGGCATGGATGGTCCACTCTACCGTCGGCTCAGAGTGAAGGATGCTCCTCTTCCGGAGATGTCTGAAAACCTGAGACACGGAACAACAAACCTCGTTATCGGTGCTGACAGGACTGGCGACCTCAACCCGAGCCGAAATCGGCAACATTCTATCCCCATGTCTCAACAACTATGGTATCCTTGCCCtgtactgggggtgggggggaaggatgCAGTTCCCAGGGTAGTTCTAATTGGCGCGCTTAACTAGGGCACCAGGTCTGTTTAGCACCTCTGAGCGCCACCAACCTGAACTGCGGCCCGCTCGCCGCACAGCGGTCACTAAGGGGATCCCCGAGCGCCGGGTCCCCGCCTTTGAGGTGACGTCCGACCCCTCAAAGCCCCTGCCAGCCCAAGAAGAACACAGCTCCCGCCACTGTTCAGATCCTCAGCCACTTAGGCCACCGTCACCACCGAGCCGCCGGGTGCCTAGAGAGTCTACCACGAGACCGGAAGCGCCTTAGAGCTGGATGACTAACTCAGAGCCTAGCGTGCCAGGCTACCATAGAGATCGGAAGGAGGAGCGAGCGGCAGAAGCGGAAGTGCGGACAGCAACAAACGCGGCGAGGCAAGATGGCGGCGGCCAAGAGAAAGCGGCGTGGGAGCCTGGAGGTTCAAGCAAAGAAGCCAAAAAGGAGCCGGAAAGATGCCGGGCAGCCAGCTAAGCAGGCCGATGTggcaaaagaggaagaggaagaaaatagagATCGTATTCCAGGTCCCGTTTGCAAGGTAAGAAGCCCGACTCCCGGAATTGGAGTCGGCTTCCTGAGCCTCCTTTGGGCTACCGAAGTGACTCCAGCCAAAACTTGACTGGATCATGAGCTTAGGGTTCACTTGACTGGACTGGACAATGTTTATGTCTAATTTTCGTGCACATGACCTTCCTGGAGTTAGCAGTTCGTACACCCTTAGCCAGCTAACAGGGAGTTGATTTAATGGGTATTAAGTTATAGTATCCTGTCTTCCGGTTACTGGTCCCGCGCCTCCCAAGGGTAATggttttccactttctttttttctcaaagcCTTTTGGTGTCTATAAATTCCTTCCAGTTTGGTCCCTATCACACAGCGTACTGGAGTTTTTATGCAAAGCCGTTAAAGTTACTGTCCTGTGACtcttaacttgtttggttagatctTTTAATTCAagggctattattattattgttgttgttgttattgttattattgttgttataatTATAAACCTAGACCATTAGTTTTACTGTGCTCAACAGTACGAGGCACTTATACCAAGATGAGCTTCCTTGGCCTTGTCATCTAGGAGCTGATGAACAAGATTTCTTCCAGAAATACTGGAGTTTAGAAGGAAAGAAGGCTTCATAGAAATCTGTTTTAAAGGCAAGCAGGTTCTTGTTAGAGTTACTTTCAGTCACACTCCTTAAGCAGGGTATATTTACGGAGGAAATCTTGCCTCAGACTCTTGAGTCCCTTATGCTTAGTATAGTACTCTAGtactaaataaaaaggaaatgtgaaaggCCAATGTACATTGTACCCTAGTTTTAATTAACAGTTAAATCTTGTACCCTTGTCTGAAAGGATAAAAGTGACTTTGAGGGAAATAAGCTGGACTCAAGCTTTTCAATAAAAGTTAATGAGCTCCCGCTTTTAGGAGCTGGACAGAGCCGGGCGGGTGGcggcggcgcacacctttaatcccagcacttgggaggcagaggcaggcggatttctgagttcgaggccagcctggtctacagaatgagttccaggacagccagggctacacagagaaaccctgtctcggaaaaacaaaaactaaacaaacaaaaaaaaaaaaaagagagaaaaaaggagctGGACAGAAACATGCAGGGAACTGTAATCTGAATCACACTGATACGTGAATTGGAATTAATGAGACAATGACTACTTTTATGGTAGTAAAAGAAACATGAAAGACTTAACCTTTTAGCTGAATTTCAAAGAAAGGCttcaatttatatatttagaaagatgggggtggggtgaaaaAAGAATTAATTCATCAAACACATTAACTGGGGAGAAAATCTAAACTCAGCTGATTAGCTGAGAATGTTCAGGGTCAGTATTGGGCAGCTATGTTGTaaacagtgaaaatgtattttagaGTCCAACTGTAGAGAGTATATGTCATTTTGAAGTTTAGAAACCAAAACTGAATTAGTGCTAGCTTGTTGTCAGCAGTGATTCTGTCTGGGAAAGCCAGACATTCAAGAGCTTTGCAGCTGATAATCAGTTATAGGGATTTAAGGACATTTGTAAGCTTTATAAATTGTTGTAAAGAGGTCCTGATAGTAGTTAGTAGTGCTTATGGTGTCTGTATAAGGCAAACGGGATCTTCAGCATGAGGAACTGAAATGAAGtagcagaaagaaggaaaaagggaggagaaaggaatatTGGTAAGGAAATATGCCAGGTTTAAGTTTGGTAAGTTTGTTACACGGTTGAGCTTGAAGCTTTACCCTGATTTGTGTACTGTTAGAGCTACAGAGACTGCTTACCTTTCTGTACATAGTTAAACTGGAAGTGAATATAGGGACTGTAATGGAGGGAATAAAAAGGTGCTAAGTTAAGATCCTTACGGTAGTAAGGGGCATTTGAAAAGTGGTtagttttgttttactgtttctGTTTCAGACAGTGGTCTGTGCTCTAGGATAGCCTTAATTTCCTGCTTCAAGtgctcttcctgcttcagcctcactAGCTGGAACTATGGGGGATGCCAGTGATGCCTGATATTGGGGACTTGGAAAACTGTCAGAAACACCAAGTAAGTTCAGCACAAAATGTTAAGatctaatgtttctttttttccagggcAAATGGAAAAATAAGGAGCGGATCCTCATCTTTTCTTCCAGAGGAATAAATTTCAGAACAAGACACTTAATGCAAGACTTGAGAATGTTGATGCCTCATTCTAAAGCAGGTACTTTAATATCAAGCTTTAAACTGTGTGTATGAACCTGCctaacatatatttacatattgttTGCTCGGCCCTATCAGCTAACCACAGAACAAGGGTCGAGGGTACAGCTTAATCAGTCAGTGAAGTAGATCTGTGTTTAGTCCCCAGAACTGCCAAAAGGATCTGGTGGCACAGGATTATAACTCCACCTCTGTGAGGGTGGCGGCAGGTGGGTACCAGGGCTTGCTGGCAAGCTAGTCTTGCCAAGTTGGCAATCTCTGCCATTTTagggaccctgtcttaaaaaataagtgAGCAGcacccaaagaaaaaaaaacttgactgatgaaaacacacacacatatatacatacacacacataacacacacttCAGAAGTTATATTAAAGGTCTacatgttttttacatttttcttttattttttggatttggtttttttgagacagggtttctctgtgtagtcctgactgtactggaactcactctgtagatcaggctggcctcgaactcagaaatcctcctgcctctgcctcccagagtgttgggattacaggcgtgcgccaccactaccccgcctttttttttttcccctcgagacagggtttctctgtgtagtcctggctgtcctggaacttattctgtagaccaggctggcctcgaactcagaaatccgcctgcctctgcctcccaagtgctgggatcaaaggtgtgagccaccactgcctggctgttcttttctttactttttaaaacatctaTCTTAATATAGAAATGTTTTGGGTGGGTATTAAGGAAAGACTGGCATGTATTGCTTTCTGAACactgtttttgtggttttggtttggtttttttttttttttttttgaagcagggtcccTCTATGTAGCCTTTGCTcccctggtcttgaactcataaaaATCTGCTTAACTTTAGCCAGGTGTTGGGACTGAATGTATGTGTGCCTCCACCTGTGGCTTAAGAGTGTTCTGTCTTAGAAGCTTGtgaaaaatgtttgtttgtgAGATGAGACAACTGCCATTGCTGTGCATGTGGCTGTAAACTGAGATGGTTTTGGACTGTTTGTTTTATGTAATGACTTAGTTCTTTATAGTCTCTCTCAAGCCAGAGTTGCCTGTACTGCCTTCAGTCCCTGAAACTAACTGAAAGTTTTCATTGATGTATTTCATTTACGTAGTTATCtaaaaccaatttaaaaattggctttgattcaaaataatactttcataaattaaaatttaagttttggtcaggtgtggtagcacacacctttagtgccagcatttgggaggctgatctcttgagttcaaggccatcttggtctgCATAATTTCAGTCCAGCTAGGACTGCATAGTTGATCGCATTTTCATATCaggagctgggcatagtggtgcttCCTGAAATAATCATCAATGGGAGATGGTGGCAGGAGGTTCAAGAACTGAAGGTCATCCTGTATCTTCATAGGCACTTTGAGACCAAACCAAACAACGCAAGAgccagtattaaaaaaaaaaaagttttgccaggcagcagtggcgcacgcctttaattccagcacttgggaggcagaggcaggctgatttctgagttcgaggccagcctggtctacagagtgagttccaggacagtcagggctacacagggaaaccccgtctcaaaaaaaaaaaaaaaaaaaaaaaaaaaaaccaaaacttcaTTTTCATCCAGGCCAGGTGACACAGGCCTGTAATTCCCCCTACTTGGAAGTTGGAAGGTTCAAAGTTCAAGGCCTGACTGAGCAAATTAATAAGACCAGCCTGAAAAATCAAAGTCAAGAGGGGGCTGTAGCTCACTGGCAGCGCGCTTGCCTGGCGGTGCCTCACCTGCCCTGGGTTTCCATCCCCAGTACAGTCGCAAGTACACACTGTACTATCTGCCCATTATCTAGATAGCAAATGTAATCAAAGTCAGGTAGACTTGAAATCTATTACttacttgttttctctttctttttatagatACTAAAATGGATCGTAAAGATAAATTATTTGTGATAAATgaggtaattttaaaattaattacaaatattttatcaaCTCTAAAGATGGCATAACCAAGTTAGTGACTTGTAGAAATTGCTTTGaataattccaattttattaatttcacaaATTTGTGAGATATTTTTCTTCCATGATATCTAGTATTACTTGAAACTTACAGTAGGTACTCAAGGATTatcaacaaaaatatataaaactgtttcaaaaacatTAGCTATTTATAGAAAACCtgtgttgtaaaaaaaaaaaaaaagtactctcATTATTAAATGTTCAGGGaaaatttgtttctctgggtaTTACaagttaataataattaaaattttaaagtagtgTTGAAGATACTAAgcttatatttcaaaataaagttttctaAGCAGCTGTAAGGTGACTCTTGGGCTGCTGGAAGGTTTCTGTTTGGTAGTTTGGCACAGATGTTGCAGCATGGTGTTACTGTACAAGCCATGGCAACAGGGTTGACCAGAACTAGAACCATTCCCGCATTGTCAGGGAGCTCAGGTGCGGGAGGCAGCACATGAACAAGATTATACTTTCCAGTAAGGACACAAGAACTAAAGCAGTGTGTATTTTTCATTACTGAGCTGGACTAGAAGAGCATGTCCTGAAAGGGAGTTGTCAGTTTACTCTcagacttaaaaagaaaatggtggaAGAGCATTCCAGTAGAGAAGGCAAGTATAGAGTCCCAGAAGGTacttttaaaaaagcaacaaaatcaaaggaaaatggTTTTTAAGTTAGTACTTGAAGTTACCATAACATAGACGCTCATTCATAGGATGCTTTTGTCTTTCTTAAGGATGggttttaaatctttaaaaccttaaaacttgctgggcatggtgttgcttgcctttaatctcagcactcagaaggcagaagcaggcagatctcttgagtttgaggctagcatggctatagagcaagtttcaggatagccagtgatacaaagagacaaaacaaaacaaaaaaatctttaagatGTTGTTCAAATCACTTTGAAATAAAGGATattggggctaaagagatggctcagcgatgaagagcactggctgctcttccacaggtcctgactgagtttaattcccagcagccacatggtggctcacaccatctgtaacgTAATCAGATGCCCTCTCGGTTTCTTAGAGCTGTATTTTGGGATATAGTTCTAGTATTGCATCTTTTCCAGTGTTATTTTCAGTCATTGTGGTTTGTGCATGGGTCTATAGTCAGAAGAGCTCTTCAGAAACAGCAAGAGCACCAGTTATTCTAAAATGTTAGACTAGTGAGCCTGCagtccaacacttgggaggtggcaGAGAATCCGGATAAGGG
Above is a genomic segment from Apodemus sylvaticus chromosome 16, mApoSyl1.1, whole genome shotgun sequence containing:
- the Rad1 gene encoding cell cycle checkpoint protein RAD1, with protein sequence MPLLTQYNEHEDEQYCLVASLDNVRNLSTVLKAIHFKEHATCFATKNGIKVTVENAKCVQANAFIQADVFQEFIIQEESVTFRINLTILLDCLSIFGSSPTPGTLTALRMCYQGYGHPLMLFLEEGGVVTVCKITTQEPEETLDFDFCSTNVMNKIILQSEGLREAFSELDMTGDVLQITVSPDKPYFRLSTFGNAGNSHLDYPKDSDLVEAFHCNKTQVNRYKLSLLKPSTKALALSCKVSIRMDNRGFLSLQYMIRNEDGQICFVEYYCCPDEEVPES